The Primulina tabacum isolate GXHZ01 chromosome 16, ASM2559414v2, whole genome shotgun sequence genome window below encodes:
- the LOC142529127 gene encoding transcription initiation factor TFIID subunit 15-like, whose translation MSKYSGKGASMNAVVYVSNLPSGTDENMLAEHFGTIGLLKKDKRSGRPKIWLYHDKVTNEPKGDATVTYEDPHAAAAAVEWFNNKDFHGAVIGVFLAESKNKDDLGNQAGDSVQVSDPNELEEAAKDLNDGVGRGRGKAWQQDGDWLCTNTSCGNVNFAFRGACNRCGTARPAGASSAGATGGGRGRGRDGHELGGQNHAVGGTGGGLFGPNDWPCPMCGNINWAKRLKCNICNTNKPGHNEGGVRGGRGGGYKELDEEEIEETKRRRREAEEDDGEMYDEFGNLKKKFRSKTQQTENALGVPGVGRAGWEVEELGAAERDKKERSRERGRDEERVRHRSRERDRPRERDRGGEYGRERERDRDRSSRYRN comes from the exons ATGTCGAAATATTCTGGCAAAGGAGCCTCCATGAACGCGGTTGTTTACGTTTCTAATTTGCCCTCGGGGACGGATGAGAATATGTTGGCGGAGCACTTTGGTACAATTGGCTTGCTTAAG AAAGACAAACGAAGTGGGCGTCCCAAGATATGGTTGTACCATGATAAAGTTACGAATGAGCCCAAAGGTGATGCCACAGTCACGTATGAGGATCCGCATGCAGCCGCAGCTGCTGTTGAATGGTTTAACAACAAAGATTTCCATGGAGCTGTAATTGGAGTTTTTCTGGCAGAGTCGAAGAACAAAGATGACCTTGGGAATCAAGCTGGTGATTCAGTTCAGGTTAGCGATCCCAATGAGCTTGAGGAAGCGGCTAAGGATTTGAATGACGGGGTTGGAAGAGGCAGAGGTAAAGCGTGGCAGCAAGATGGAGATTGGCTATGTACAAATACAAG TTGTGGCAATGTGAACTTTGCATTTCGAGGTGCGTGCAACCGCTGTGGAACTGCACGCCCTGCTGGAGCGTCCTCCGCTGGTGCCACTGGAGGTGGTCGAGGTAGGGGCCGAGATGGGCATGAATTAGGAGGCCAGAATCATGCAGTTGGTGGTACTGGAGGAGGGCTTTTTGGTCCAAATGACTGGCCTTGCCCCAT GTGTGGAAACATTAATTGGGCAAAGCGCCTAAAATGTAACATCTGCAACACTAACAAACCTGGACATAACGAGGGGGGTGTGAG AGGTGGGCGTGGCGGAGGATACAAAGAACTAGATGAAGAAGAAATAGAAGAGACCAAACGGCGCCGACGAGAGGCCGAAGAG GATGATGGTGAGATGTACGATGAATTTGGAAATCTTAAAAAGAAGTTCCGTTCTAAAACACAACAAACTGAAAATGCTCTAGGAGTTCCTGGTGTTGGACGTGCTGGATGGGAGGTTGAAGAACTAG GTGCTGCTGAAAGGGATAAGAAAGAAAGAAGCAGAGAGCGGGGGCGAGACGAGGAGAGGGTTCGGCATAGAAGTAGAGAACGAGACAGGCCAAGAGAAAGGGATCGAGGCGGAGAATATGGGCGGGAACGTGAGCGTGATAGGGACCGCAGCAGCAGGTATCGTAATTGA